The Thermus islandicus DSM 21543 DNA segment TCCACGGAAAGCCCTGGGAAAAGGGCCCGCCCCTCGGGGACGAGGACCACCCCCCGGGCGAGGAGGGCCTCGGGGGTCCTCTGGGGGAGGGCCTCCCCTAGGAGGCGCACCTCCCCCTCGGCCCGGGCGAGGCCGAGAAGCCCCCGAAGCACACTCGTCTTCCCCGCCCCGTTGGGGCCGATGAGGGCCAGGGCCTCCCCCTCCTCCAGGGCGAAGCCCACCCCTCGCACCGCCTCCAGGGCCCCGTAGCGCACCGTGAGGTCCCGCACCTCTAAGAGGCTCATGCCGCCTCCCCCAGATAGGCCGCCCGCACCAGGGGGTTCTTCCGCACCTCTTCGGGCGTCCCCTCGGCGATCTTCTCCCCGTAGTTCATCACCACCACCCGGTCGGCAAGCCCCATGATGAGGTCCATGTCATGGTCCACCAGGAGGAGGCTGTACCCCTCCCGGGCGAGGGCCAAAAGAAGCCTCGCGAGCTCCCGCTTCTCCCCCGCCCTAAGCCCCGCCCCCGGCTCGTCCAGAAGGAGGACCTCCGCCCCCGAGGCGAGGAGCCTCGCGAGCTCCAAAAGGCGCTGCTGCCCCGCGGTGAGCCGGTCGGCCCGCTCCAGGGCCAGATCCCCCAGGCCCACCCGCCTCAGGGCCTCCCAGGCCGTGGCCAAGGCCCGCGCTTCCTCCTCCCGGTGAAGGCCGAGGAGCACCTGGAAGAACCCTGCCCGGGTCCTGGCGTAGGTGGCCAGGGCCACGTTCTCCAGCACCGTCATCTCCGGAAACACGTGGGGGTGCTGGAAAGTGCGGCCGAGGCCCAGGGGATGGACCCGGTAAGGGGGGAGGCCGGTGATCTCCCTTCCCAAGAAAAAGACCCGGCCGGAGTCGGGCCGGAGGGCCCCAGAAACGAGGTTAAAGGTGGTGCTCTTCCCCGCCCCATTGGGGCCGATCAGGGCCAGGATCTCCCCCCGCCTTAGGGCGAAGGAGACTCCGTTCACCGCCAAAAGCCCCCCGAAGGCCTTCCGCAGATCCCTGGCCTCCAGGACCACCTCCCCGCGCGCACCCGAGGGGGGCCTTAGGGGGAGGGGGGCCTTCTGGGGGAGGCTCGCCTTCCCCCGGGGAAGCCTCCTTGCGAGGAGGGGCCAGAGGCCCTGGGGGGCGAAGAGGAGGATCCCCGCCAAAACCAGGCCGT contains these protein-coding regions:
- a CDS encoding branched-chain amino acid ABC transporter ATP-binding protein/permease, with protein sequence MRRYLGFALLLLPFLLSPFPFSLTLLNFFALSGLVALSLYVLTGLGGMTSFAQAAFMGVAAYATALLAKGTGLSPWAGLLLGLLLTLAFALVLGLLTVRLKGHFLPLSTIAWQVALYILAGNLVGLTGGHTGLTDLPALVLFGLPLDTPFRYAFLSLFFLALLVLALQNLRESRLGRALLALRGDALTAASFGVDPAALRLQAFLLAGAIAGLAGFLYAHFLRFVNPTPFSLEASIKYLVMAVAGGVGTIPGVLLGAALFTGLEDWLKDLLPLLLGQQGNYETVAYGLVLAGILLFAPQGLWPLLARRLPRGKASLPQKAPLPLRPPSGARGEVVLEARDLRKAFGGLLAVNGVSFALRRGEILALIGPNGAGKSTTFNLVSGALRPDSGRVFFLGREITGLPPYRVHPLGLGRTFQHPHVFPEMTVLENVALATYARTRAGFFQVLLGLHREEEARALATAWEALRRVGLGDLALERADRLTAGQQRLLELARLLASGAEVLLLDEPGAGLRAGEKRELARLLLALAREGYSLLLVDHDMDLIMGLADRVVVMNYGEKIAEGTPEEVRKNPLVRAAYLGEAA